In one Gammaproteobacteria bacterium genomic region, the following are encoded:
- the recD gene encoding exodeoxyribonuclease V subunit alpha has protein sequence MTGLVYSLARGGDISWLSYYFAEFVARQAGSAIDDLPGLSAALVSEANLAGNVCVELDRYRTRPLFSSEQIDAGLIPGNLDSADWCARLHKCSCVGEPHENAPLILDGHRLYLGRFWFYEDYVANRIQAMLDDHTATDPQTIGDHIDALFATEKTVDEDQKSAVLAAASKTFSVISGGPGSGKTSTVIRILAVLLTLDPACRIALAAPTGKAAARMTDSIRQRLDHVDIDNSNIKNLPGEATTLHRLLGYRRNGFNYDEHNRLPVDCVVIDEASMIDLKLMFHLLAALPEHARLILLGDRDQLASVAAGNVLGDITGHGHARDTRVSPLAASIALLRNNYRFDRDSAIGEMASLVNQGRSTDAIDLLRRNDAGLRWHCESTDQIDAEALAGLYDAYQPIFEQDTPEDALGVYESTRVLCATNWGPCGVESLNSRISSALLARNQMPESDLYCGLPIMITRNHHELGLYNGDTGILWQYPQQGLRACFRDSGGGIRDLAINRLPDFTPAWASSVHKSQGSEFDSVLLILPYDPESEALSRELIYTAITRARQQFILHAAESVVIKAIEKLTRRHSGLAHKLGWPV, from the coding sequence ATGACGGGACTGGTCTACAGTCTCGCGCGCGGCGGCGATATCAGCTGGTTAAGCTATTATTTTGCCGAGTTTGTTGCACGGCAGGCCGGGAGCGCGATCGATGACCTCCCCGGCCTCAGTGCCGCGCTCGTCAGCGAAGCCAACCTTGCCGGAAACGTTTGCGTCGAGCTTGACCGTTACCGTACGCGCCCTCTCTTTAGTTCCGAGCAGATCGACGCGGGATTAATCCCGGGTAATCTTGATAGCGCCGACTGGTGTGCCCGCTTACATAAATGTTCCTGCGTCGGTGAACCCCATGAAAATGCTCCACTGATACTCGATGGTCATCGCCTGTACCTGGGTCGCTTCTGGTTTTATGAAGACTACGTTGCTAACAGAATCCAGGCAATGCTTGACGACCATACTGCCACCGATCCGCAAACGATAGGCGATCATATCGATGCATTATTTGCCACCGAGAAGACCGTCGACGAGGACCAGAAAAGCGCCGTCCTGGCAGCCGCCAGCAAAACTTTCAGTGTTATCTCGGGAGGACCCGGGAGTGGCAAGACATCGACCGTCATTCGTATCCTCGCAGTGTTACTGACACTGGATCCCGCATGTCGGATTGCGCTGGCCGCACCGACCGGCAAGGCAGCGGCTCGTATGACGGATTCGATTCGTCAACGCCTGGACCATGTCGATATCGACAACAGCAACATAAAGAACCTGCCGGGCGAGGCAACCACGCTGCATCGACTGCTTGGTTATCGACGTAATGGCTTTAATTACGATGAACACAATCGCCTGCCAGTCGATTGTGTTGTCATCGATGAAGCCTCGATGATTGATCTGAAACTGATGTTTCACCTGCTTGCCGCGTTGCCGGAACACGCCCGGCTCATACTGCTCGGCGATCGTGATCAACTGGCATCCGTTGCCGCCGGAAACGTGCTCGGTGATATAACCGGTCACGGCCATGCACGGGATACCCGGGTTTCTCCGTTAGCGGCCTCGATCGCGCTACTGCGTAACAATTACCGGTTTGATCGAGACAGCGCTATTGGCGAGATGGCATCCCTGGTCAACCAGGGCCGGAGCACCGATGCAATCGACCTGTTGCGCCGCAATGACGCAGGTCTGCGGTGGCATTGTGAAAGCACGGATCAAATTGACGCCGAAGCGCTTGCCGGGTTATACGATGCTTATCAGCCTATCTTCGAGCAAGATACGCCCGAAGATGCGCTCGGGGTTTACGAATCCACGCGTGTATTGTGTGCAACCAACTGGGGACCCTGTGGTGTCGAGTCACTCAATTCCAGGATTTCAAGTGCGCTGTTAGCACGTAACCAGATGCCTGAATCAGATTTGTACTGCGGCCTGCCAATCATGATTACCCGAAATCATCATGAACTGGGCCTGTATAACGGTGATACCGGAATTCTGTGGCAGTACCCGCAGCAAGGCCTACGTGCCTGCTTTCGCGATTCAGGCGGAGGTATTCGCGACCTCGCGATCAACCGCCTGCCCGACTTCACACCGGCCTGGGCGAGCAGTGTACATAAATCGCAGGGGTCCGAGTTCGACTCGGTGTTACTGATCCTGCCTTATGATCCCGAATCAGAAGCGCTTTCGCGTGAATTGATTTATACGGCCATCACGCGTGCCCGGCAGCAATTTATTTTGCATGCCGCAGAAAGCGTAGTCATCAAGGCCATCGAAAAGCTTACCCGGCGTCATTCGGGCCTCGCGCACAAGCTCGGGTGGCCGGTTTAA